The window CACTTTCGGCCACCGATGCGGTGCAGCTTGCCGCCGCGCTGGCCGCGCTGCAGGGCGGCGACGGCGGGCTCGACCCGATCGGGACGCTGCGCCGTTCGATCGGTCTCGATCAGCTGCGCATCATCAGCGCCGATCCGCTGATCGGTCGCGGCACCGGGATCGCGATCGGCAAGAACATCACGCGCAAGATCTATGTCGAGCTGGTCACCGATGGCCGCGGTTACAGCGCCACCCAGATCGAATACCGCATCACCAGCTGGCTGGCCTTGCTGGGAACGGTATCGACCATCGGCCGCGATTCGGTGCTGGTGCAGGCCAGCCGCGACTACTGACCCGAAGGCACGGCGGGCTCAGTCCGCGTCGCTGAGGTAAAGCTCGACCTCGGCGGCGCGGCGATACACCAGCCCGCGCAGCACTGTGCCCGATGCGCGGGTCCAGCGTGCAAATTCGCGGGCCGCGCCAGTGTGATCGCCCGCATTGTGCCGCTTGGTCAGCGTCGCGCGGCCGATTGCGCCGGTGTTGTAGTGGAAGCTGACCAGTGCGTCGAACTGGGCCTGCGTGGTCGACGCCGGCCCGATCGCTCGCGCAACCTCGGCAGCATAACGGCTGACATCCTGCGCCAGGCGAAGGTCGCATTGCGCCTGCGTCCAGCGGGTGTGCGGTCCGATCCGGCCTCCATTGAACCGATCAAGCCCCGTCGCGCCCCATCCGATGGTCCAAGGCTCCCCGCCCGAGCCCGGATCGGGATAGGCTTCGATCATTCCGTCGGTCCGGAGGCGAGCACAGCCTTCGAACCGTTTGATGAGGGCAATCCCGGCAGGGCTCACCACGCGGCTGCGATCGGGAATTGCGCCGACGGCAGGCAGGGCGGCCAGCTTGCGCAGCAATTCGCGAAAAGGGCTGGACGGTTGATAGGGCATCACGAAACGCCTCCGATAATCACAGACAGGGGCGACCGATTCAGCAGCTTGCATGCAAGTAGGAAAATGATTTTGCGGGCCACACTAGTGCAGGACGGAGCGAGGGAGTGACAAGAGCTCTTGACTGACAAGAACTCTTGTCTGTAAAGAGCTCTTGTCAGCGACGCCCGCGAAATAAATGTGTGGGGTGCACGCCTCTGACAGCATTCACCGCCCCGGAGACCGGCACGCCAGTGGAAAATCGTCTGAAGCAATACCGCGAGGCGCAAGGCTGGAGCCAGGGCGAACTTGCCCGCCGGCTGGGCGTGTCGCGGCAGACGATCAACGCGGTCGAGACCGACAAGTATGACCCTTCGTTGCCGCTCGCATTGCGGATGGCGCGGTTGTTCGCGGTGCCGGTGCCCGAACTTTTCATCGATCATTGGGAGCCAGAGGCATGATTATGGAAGACAAGTCCCCGCAGACGCAGCGGTTCATCCGCAAGATCATCCTGCCCGCGCTGATCGGCGGTGTTGTCGGCTTCGCCGCGGCTTCGGGCGTGCTGTCGGTGATGGACAGCAAGACCATCGGCACATTCGACGAATCGGCAGTGGTCGCGGCGCTGGTCGGATCGCTCTATCTCGTGATCGGCGCCGGCGTGTGGGTCGGCGCGCTACGCCCCAAGGTGGGCGCGCATTTCCTCAACGTCGAAGATGCCGATGAACTGCGCGAACAAAAGAAGGTGCTCACGCTTTCGGGCGCGGCAATGGCGCTCTGGGGTGTAAGCCTTGTCGCCTTGGCACTTGCCGCGCCTGCCGGTGTGTTGCCGCAGGCTGCCGCCTTGACGATTGGCGCAGGCGGGCTGGTGCTGGGCGGAGTGATTTCGGTATCGGTCTACCGCGCCTGCGACGAGCTGATGCGCGCCATCAACCTGGAGGCAGGGGCGATCAGCTATGGTCTGGTCATGCTGATCGCCGGCGGCTGGGCGATGCTGGCTCACCTTGGCTATGCCGGTGCCCCGAAGCCGCTCGATCTGCTCAGCCTGCTTTATGTGCTCGTTCTCGTCGCGAGTTTCATCGTGATCGGCAAGCGCGGGATGCTGGCCCCGCGCTGACCGGCCCCGATTACCGCATCACCAGAAATGCGGTGTATGCTGCATAGATCAGCACCAGCAGGCCGCCCTCGGCCCGTGACAGCCGCCAGCCGCTGCGCAACTGCACAAGCAGCAAGGCTGTCACCGCGAGCATGACCCACACATCGAAGCGCGCGATTTCCTCAGGGATCGTGATCGGCTTCACCATGGCGGTGATGCCGAGGATACCGAGGATATTGTAGATGTTCGAGCCGACGACATTGCCCAGCGCGACATCCTCGTGCTTGCGCAAGACCGCGATGACACAGGCGATCAATTCGGGCAGCGATGTGCCGACGGCCACCACGGTCAGGCCGATCACCGCTTCGGACAGCCCCGCGGCGCTGGCGAGCACGACGGCACCATCGACCAGCCAGCCGGCACCGAAGATCGCTGCTGCCAGGCCGGCAATGATCATCCCGATCAAAAGGATCGGTGCGGTGGTTGCGGGCACGGGATGTTCGGCAGCTTCGGCCTCATGGCGTGCGCCTTCGGGGCAGGGAGCGGCGCTCTCGGTCTTGTAAGCCCAGTACAGATACCCGACGAGGCAGGCGATCAAGATGATGCCGATCACAGGTCCGATCACCCCCGTCAACACCGCGCCGGTGCACAGCAACGCCGAACCGCCCAAGGCAATCGAATCGCGCTTGAAAGACGCAGGATTGACCGACAAGGGCAGAATGAGGGCCGATACGCCGAGGATGAAAAGGATATTGGCGATGTTCGAGCCGATGACATTGCCGACCGCAATTCCGGGTGATCCGGCCATTGCAGCCTGAATGCTGGTCGCCAATTCCGGGGTCGAGGTTCCGAAGCCGACAATCGTCAGGCCGGCCAGAAGCGGCGAGATGCCCAGCCTGGTGGCCATTCCGACGGAACCGCGCACCAGCAATTCACCCCCGATCGCCAACAGCACCAGCCCTGCGGCCACAAGCAGGATCGCGTTCGTCATTCAGCCCCCAAATCAGCAATGCGGGCCACACCCTTGTGCAGCCAACCAGCGTGATAAAGTCTCGCGGCGATGAAAGGTTTCACCGCGTCATCAGGGTGAAGTGCCTCAGGGCCGGAACTTGCGGTGTTCGCCCGCCCACCAGGCGACGAAACTGACATAGGAGGGCCACAATTCCTTGCTTGGCCGCGCGCTGGCGGTGGCCTTTTCGGGATCACCCCAATCTTCGCGCTGAACGGCGTAGATCCGGCGGTCTTTCTTCCACAACACATACCACGCGCCCTGCGGATCGCTCCAGTCGGCGCGTTCCTCGCTTTGGGCGATGGGGATGAAGTCCGGGTGCAGGCCGAACGTGTCACGGAGCAATTGCGTCCAGCCTTTCAGCCCCATGTGTCCCTTGCCCAGCGGATCGGCGAGGTGGATATGCGTGCTGTCGTTGAGGATCGCGTCCATCCGGTACGCCCGCATCAGGTCGAGCGCCGCGCGGTCCCTGTCCCAGCCGAGATCTTTCATCGCCTTGGCGACCCTGCCAGCCTCCCGCACCGGGCGCACCGCATCGCGCGGCGTGCCATCCCAGCTATCGCGCTGTTCGCCTAGGCAGATGTCGATGAACCGTCGCGCGGATCGTGTATCGGCGATGATGCCGGTTGTTGTGTCAGCGGCGGGCAGGGGGGCTGCCACGATTGCGAGGTGGCCGTTGGCGGGCTGTGTGGTTACCGCCGCTTGACCGACGGGGGCGGTGCCGGGCCAGCTGTGCCGATAGGTTCCTTCCCAGCCGATCCGCTTGAGGATCGCGGCAAACAGGTAATCGATCATCAATGTGTTGTCGGTGTAACCTTCGACGTGCCCGCCGAGGTAATTCTTGCCTGCGCGTGCGGTGAACATCGCTTCGTGTGCGGAAAGCATCGCAGCGTCCGAGGCGAAACCCCCGGTCAGCGCCTTTACGTAGACCTCGTATTCCTTGAGCTTGGTCTTGGCAAAACGGCGCTTGAGCCATGCGTCCTCGGCCGCCTGCCATGCGCCCAGATTGAAATCCTCCCCGGTTCGGCAGGCATCGAGCAGCGCGTTGTCGAACCAGGGCGAAAAACCCTGTTCGAATGCCGACAGCGGGGCCGCACCGTCGAGCGGTTCATCGAGCAGGATCGCGGCGATCTTGGCATAGGCATCGGCGCAATGGTGCTTCGGCGGATAGGGAGCATCATGTGCGATCGCCGCCAGCTGCCGGCGTTCGTGGCGTTCGAGCGTGTTGCGCAGATAGAATTCGGCCTTCGCCAGATCGCCTTGGCCCCAGTAGAGCACGGCGACCTCGAAGTTGTCGGCGATCTGCGAGCTGAGATTGAAGATCGCAAGCTCGATCTCGCCGCCTGCAAGCTGGCGTTCGACAAGCTGCGTGAAGGTCAGCCCGTCCCACGCTTCGTTGGGCGCTTCGAGATGTTCAAGCCGGATATCAAGCAGATACTCCACCCGGCTCATCCGGTCGCGCCGCTCCCAGATGTCCGAAGGCGCGGGCGTGCCGCGGCGCAAAATGTCGAACAGCCCCATGCGTCAAAAGCTAATGCCAGCAGGGCGGGCCGACAATCGGCAATTGCGCGCAGCCCATGAAAAAGGGCGGAAGGATCGCTCCTCCCGCCCCATTCAATCCTGTCCGGCTGGACCGGATTACATCGAATAATACATGTCGAACTCGACCGGGCACGGCGTGGTTTCGGTGCGGATCACCTCTTCCCACTTGAGCTCGCAATAGCTTTCAATCTGGTCCTTGGTGAACACGTCGCCCTTCAGCAGGAATTCGTGGTCGGCAGCAAGGCTGTCGAGCGCTTCGCGCAGCGAGCCGCACACGGTCGGCACCTGGGCCAGTTCGGCCGGCGGCAGATCATAAAGGTTCTTGTCCATCGCCTCGCCCGGGTGGATCTTGTTCTCGATCCCGTCGAGCCCGGCCATCAGCAGCGCCGCATAGCACAGGTAGGGGTTTGCCATCGCGTCGGGGAAGCGGAACTCGACGCGCTTGGCCTTGTCGCCCGTGCCGTAAGGAATGCGGCAAGACGCCGAGCGGTTGCGCGCCGAATAGGCGAGCAGCACGGGGGCCTCGAAGCCCGGCACCAGCCGCTTGTAGCTGTTGGTGGTGGGGTTGGTGAAGGCGTTCAGCGCCTTGGCATGCTTGATCACGCCGCCGATGAAATAGAGGCACATTTCCGACAGACCGGCATATTCGTTGCCGGCAAACATCGGCTTGCCATCCTTCCAGATCGAGATGTGCGTGTGCATGCCGCTGCCGTTGTCGGCCTTGATCGGCTTGGGCATGAAGGTCGCGGTCTTGCCATAGGCATGCGCGACCTGATGCACGACATACTTGTAGATCTGCATCCGGTCAGCGGTCTGCACCAGCGTGCCGAAGGTCAGGCCCAATTCGTGCTGGGCTGCGGCGACTTCGTGGTGGTGCTTGTCGCAGGGCAGGCCCATTTCGAGCATGGTCGAGACCATCTCGGCACGGATGTCGACCGCGCTGTCGACCGGCGCGACGGGGAAGTAACCGCCCTTGGCGCGCGGACGGTGGCCCATGTTGCCGCCATCGTATTCCTTCGACGTATTGCCCGGCAGTTCGATATCGTCGATCGCAAAGCCCGAACCGGCATAACCGTCTTCGAAGCGCACGTCGTCGAACATGAAGAATTCGGCTTCGGGGCCGACATAGACCGTGTCGCCGATCCCGGTCGACTTGAGGTAGGCTTCCGAACGCTTCGCGGTGGTGCGCGGGTCGCGGCTGTACCAGTCGCCGGTCGAAGGCTCGACGATGTCGCAGTTGATGACCAGCATCGGCGTCGCGCTGAAGGGATCGATCCAGGTTTCGCTGAGGTCGGGCTTCAGGATCATGTCGGATTCGTTGATCGCCTTCCAGCCGGCAATCGACGAACCATCGAACATCAGGCCGTCTTCAAGCTCGTCTTCGCCCATGACGCCCGCGACCATGGTGAGGTGCTGCCACTTGCCCTTGGGATCGGTGAAGCGCAGATCGACCCACTCGATTTCCTCGTCCTTGATCTTCTTCAGGACGTCTTTTGCTTTCGACATTTGCGTAGTGCCTCCGGTTTTATAGCAGTTTTTCGTCTTGCCGGCCCGCCGGATCGGCAGGGCAGGAGAGGGTTGGGAAAAATCAGATTGCGTCGTCGTTGGTTTCGCCGGTGCGGATGCGCAGCGCGCTTTCGATCGCGGTGACGAAGATCTTGCCGTCGCCGATGCGCCCGGTCTTGGCAGCCGCCGCGATGGCTTCCACCACGCGTTCGGCCTGATCGTCGGCAACCACGACTTCAAGCTTCACCTTGGGCAGGAAGTCGACAACATATTCGGCGCCGCGGTAAAGCTCGGTATGGCCCTTCTGACGGCCGAACCCCTTGGCTTCGGTGACCGTGATGCCCGACACGCCGATTTCATGCAGCGCCTCTTTCACTTCGTCGAGTTTGAAAGGCTTGATGATCGCTTCGATCTTTTTCACGTCGTCCCCTGCCGTTCAGGCCTGTCTGCGCCTGGCTGATTGGTGGCCGACCCAATACAAGAATCGTGCCAAGCCCATAAGGTGAAAGCCTTGAACGATCCTTGCCGCTTGAAGACTCAAGGGGAGGGATGTCTTTCGCCGATGAGGGGCGGTTAGCAAGATTATGGTGCGCCGCGCAATGGTGCACAGCATCAGATCAACGCATGCCTAAATTTTAAGCATGGGTGCGGTGATTAGAGGCGCAGACCCGTTGTTTCGGGCAGGCCGCACATGATGTTGAGGTTCTGGATCGCCGCGCCCGACGCGCCCTTGCCGAGGTTGTCGAGCCGCGCGATCAACCGTGCCTGCGAACCATCCGCACTGCCGAACACGTGCAGCGCACTCCCGTCCCACGGCGCAGCCGAGCGATGGAGCAGCAATTCGGCCGGTGCCTCGCCTTCAGGTGCGACCGTGACCACCGCGCTGCTGCCGTAAAATTCGGCGAGGGCTGCGTGCAGCGCCCCGGGCTGCGGCTGGCCCGGCAGCGCCGTCAGCGGCAGCGGCACATCGACCAGCATGCCGCGGTGTGCCGGAATGACCGACGGCGAAAATACCGGCGCATGGGTCAAGCCCGCATAGGCCTGCATCTCGGTCAGATGCTTGTGCCCCAGCGCCAGACCATAGGCGCGGAAGGCGATTGTCGGGTCGGCCTCGAAGCGGTCGATCAGCGCGTTGCCGCCGCCCGAATATCCGCTCACCGCATTGACCGAATAAGGGAAATCCGTGGGCAGGTGGCCCGCACGCACCAGCGGCGCGATCAAGGCAAGGAAGCCTGTGGGGTAGCACCCCGGATTGCTCACGAATTGGGCATCGGCGATTGCGGCATGGCCGACGATCTCGGGAAAACCATAGGTCCACCCTTGCGCCACGCGGTGCGCAGATGACGCGTCGATGATCCGGACATCGGAGCCCTGCGCGAGGGTTACCGCGGCCTTCGCCGCTTCGTCGGGCAGGCACAGGATCGCAATGTCGGCGGCGTGCAGCGCATCGCGCCGCGCGGTCTCGTCCTTGCGCTGCGCATCGTCCAGCACGATCAGATCGAACTCGCTACGCCCCTGCAAACGCTCGCGGATTTCAAGGCCGGTGGTGCCTGCCGCACCGTCGATGAACAGGCGGATCGCCACGCGTCAGGCAGCGGTCTGCGGGGCAAGTTCGCCCATCCGGCACCACCCCGAAGGCCCTTGCGGACCGGGGCAGCCCCACACCCATTCCCCCGCAACATCGAGCAGCTCGAAACGGCTGCCCGCAGGCAGAGTAACGAACACCTCGGCATCGGCGCGCGGGGTCAGCCTCAGACCCGCCCCGGCTTCGCCGACGGTGTGGATATGGGGGATCACGTAATGCGCGGACAGGTGCGTCCCGGCGAGCGCCATGTGCGCCAGATCGCCGCGCAGCGGCAGCGTGCCGGGCGCAGGGCGTTCGACCGGGCCTTTCAGACCCAGCACGCCTTGGGGCACTGCGTAATCACTGTCCATGGGCGTCGCGCCGCTCATCTGCTTTCCCGATACTGGTAGCGCCGCAG is drawn from Erythrobacter neustonensis and contains these coding sequences:
- a CDS encoding calcium/sodium antiporter; its protein translation is MTNAILLVAAGLVLLAIGGELLVRGSVGMATRLGISPLLAGLTIVGFGTSTPELATSIQAAMAGSPGIAVGNVIGSNIANILFILGVSALILPLSVNPASFKRDSIALGGSALLCTGAVLTGVIGPVIGIILIACLVGYLYWAYKTESAAPCPEGARHEAEAAEHPVPATTAPILLIGMIIAGLAAAIFGAGWLVDGAVVLASAAGLSEAVIGLTVVAVGTSLPELIACVIAVLRKHEDVALGNVVGSNIYNILGILGITAMVKPITIPEEIARFDVWVMLAVTALLLVQLRSGWRLSRAEGGLLVLIYAAYTAFLVMR
- the glnA gene encoding type I glutamate--ammonia ligase, with the translated sequence MSKAKDVLKKIKDEEIEWVDLRFTDPKGKWQHLTMVAGVMGEDELEDGLMFDGSSIAGWKAINESDMILKPDLSETWIDPFSATPMLVINCDIVEPSTGDWYSRDPRTTAKRSEAYLKSTGIGDTVYVGPEAEFFMFDDVRFEDGYAGSGFAIDDIELPGNTSKEYDGGNMGHRPRAKGGYFPVAPVDSAVDIRAEMVSTMLEMGLPCDKHHHEVAAAQHELGLTFGTLVQTADRMQIYKYVVHQVAHAYGKTATFMPKPIKADNGSGMHTHISIWKDGKPMFAGNEYAGLSEMCLYFIGGVIKHAKALNAFTNPTTNSYKRLVPGFEAPVLLAYSARNRSASCRIPYGTGDKAKRVEFRFPDAMANPYLCYAALLMAGLDGIENKIHPGEAMDKNLYDLPPAELAQVPTVCGSLREALDSLAADHEFLLKGDVFTKDQIESYCELKWEEVIRTETTPCPVEFDMYYSM
- a CDS encoding lysozyme, coding for MPYQPSSPFRELLRKLAALPAVGAIPDRSRVVSPAGIALIKRFEGCARLRTDGMIEAYPDPGSGGEPWTIGWGATGLDRFNGGRIGPHTRWTQAQCDLRLAQDVSRYAAEVARAIGPASTTQAQFDALVSFHYNTGAIGRATLTKRHNAGDHTGAAREFARWTRASGTVLRGLVYRRAAEVELYLSDAD
- a CDS encoding helix-turn-helix transcriptional regulator; this translates as MENRLKQYREAQGWSQGELARRLGVSRQTINAVETDKYDPSLPLALRMARLFAVPVPELFIDHWEPEA
- a CDS encoding P-II family nitrogen regulator, whose amino-acid sequence is MKKIEAIIKPFKLDEVKEALHEIGVSGITVTEAKGFGRQKGHTELYRGAEYVVDFLPKVKLEVVVADDQAERVVEAIAAAAKTGRIGDGKIFVTAIESALRIRTGETNDDAI
- the argC gene encoding N-acetyl-gamma-glutamyl-phosphate reductase; translated protein: MAIRLFIDGAAGTTGLEIRERLQGRSEFDLIVLDDAQRKDETARRDALHAADIAILCLPDEAAKAAVTLAQGSDVRIIDASSAHRVAQGWTYGFPEIVGHAAIADAQFVSNPGCYPTGFLALIAPLVRAGHLPTDFPYSVNAVSGYSGGGNALIDRFEADPTIAFRAYGLALGHKHLTEMQAYAGLTHAPVFSPSVIPAHRGMLVDVPLPLTALPGQPQPGALHAALAEFYGSSAVVTVAPEGEAPAELLLHRSAAPWDGSALHVFGSADGSQARLIARLDNLGKGASGAAIQNLNIMCGLPETTGLRL